Proteins from one Coffea arabica cultivar ET-39 chromosome 8c, Coffea Arabica ET-39 HiFi, whole genome shotgun sequence genomic window:
- the LOC113706592 gene encoding transcription factor MYB1-like, producing the protein MGRSPCCAKEGLNRGAWTPLEDRMLIGYIKSHGEGKWRSLPKRAGLKRCGKSCRLRWLNYLRPDIKRGNITADEEDLIIRLHKLLGNRWSLIAGRLPGRTDNEIKNYWNTTLAKKIRGDQNLATRSSCVKRKPASTIKSRSVPVLQNLTSTHQPPNSEKLEGSATLVVRTKARRLTKVFINADLQTSCTQQEQPGMMMAVKAAPSGTDAKYGFNDTRTSDNSEEVGPEPASGAFSGEEGNCSSDFMMDFEMDDDFLSDFLNTDFMEFEQDFPEGPAQGTCIEANDFSPNYCPRPLSHDDRNAQPVLDSMTTLLHTAVAWLHEDQ; encoded by the exons ATGGGAAGAAGCCCATGTTGTGCTAAGGAAGGCTTAAACAGAGGAGCTTGGACTCCTTTGGAAGACAGAATGCTGATAGGCTACATCAAGTCCCACGGCGAAGGAAAATGGAGAAGTCTTCCCAAACGAGCAG GTCTCAAAAGATGCGGGAAGAGTTGCAGACTTCGTTGGTTGAACTATCTAAGACCCGATATCAAGAGAGGAAACATAACAGCTGATGAAGAGGACCTCATAATCAGGCTACACAAGCTCCTTGGAAACAG GTGGTCCTTGATAGCTGGAAGGCTTCCTGGGCGAACAGACAATGAAATAAAGAACTATTGGAACACCACCCTCGCCAAAAAAATTCGAGGTGATCAAAACTTAGCCACCAGATCATCTTGTGTAAAACGCAAGCCGGCATCAACAATTAAGTCCAGATCAGTCCCGGTACTGCAAAATCTAACAAGCACGCATCAGCCGCCAAATTCAGAAAAGCTAGAAGGCTCCGCTACTCTCGTGGTCCGCACAAAGGCTAGAAGGTTAACTAAAGTTTTCATCAATGCAGACTTACAAACTTCTTGTACACAACAAGAACAACCCGGGATGATGATGGCAGTGAAAGCTGCACCATCCGGGACTGATGCCAAATACGGCTTCAACGATACTCGTACTAGTGACAACAGCGAAGAAGTTGGCCCCGAGCCAGCTTCAGGTGCTTTTTCTGGAGAAGAAGGCAACTGCTCTTCGGACTTCATGATGGATTTTGAAATGGACGACGATTTCCTTTCTGATTTTCTCAACACGGATTTCATGGAATTTGAACAGGATTTTCCCGAGGGGCCCGCACAGGGTACCTGCATTGAGGCCAATGATTTCTCTCCCAACTATTGTCCAAGACCGCTTTCACATGATGATCGGAATGCTCAACCGGTTCTTGATTCCATGACAACTCTTCTTCATACTGCTGTGGCCTGGCTTCATGAAGACCAGTAA